The Streptomyces sp. NBC_00659 genomic interval ATCGGAACGTTCGCCGACTTCCGCAACCAGATCGGGCAGCACAAGATGCCCGGTCCGTTCCGGGCCGGCTGGCAGATGGACTACCCGCTGATCCAGAACTTCCTCCAGCCGCTGTACTACACCAACGCCTCCTCCAACGACGGCCAGTGGTCCAACAAGCAGTTCGACAGCCTCGTCAACCAGGCGAACGCGGAGACCGACACCACCAAGGCCATCCAGCTCTTCCAGCAGGCCGAAGGGGTCGTGCGGGACAACATGGCCGCCATCCCGCTCTGGTACCAGAACGGCAGCGCCGGCTACTCGGACAAGGTCTCGAACGTGGCGCTGAACCAGTTCAGCGTGCCCGTCTACAACGAGATCACCGTCAACTGAGCCGCCCGGGGCGGGCCGCTCGCACCGGTCCGCCCCTCTATCTCCGGAGCACTCATGGGACGGTACGTCATCCGGCGACTGCTGCAGATGATCCCGGTCTTCATCGGCGCCACCCTGCTCATCTTCGTGATGGTGAACGTGATGGGCGACCCCATCGCGGGCCTGTGCGGCGACCGGCAGTGCGACCCCGCCACGGCCGCCCAGCTGCGCGCGGAGTTCGGCCTCGACAAGCCCCTGTGGCAGCAGTACCTGACCTACCTCGGTCACATCTTCACCGGCGACTTCGGCACCGCGTTCAACGGTCAGCCGGTCACCGAGCTGATGGCGTCCGCGTTCCCGGTCACCATCCGGCTGACGATCGTCGCGATCTTCTTCGAGATCGTCATCGGCATCACGCTCGGCGTCATCACCGGTCTGCGCCGCGGGCGGCCCGTCGACACCGGCGTCCTGCTGCTCACCCTCGTGGTCATCTCCGTGCCGACCTTCGTCACCGGTCTGCTGGCCCAGCTCCTGCTCGGCGTCAAATGGGGCTGGATCAAGCCCTCCGTCTCCGCGGACGCCACCTTCGGCGAGCTGATCGTGCCCGGCCTGGTGCTGGCCTCGGTGTCCCTCGCCTACGTGACCCGGCTGACCCGGACCTCCATCGCGGAGAACAAGCGGTCCGACTACGTCCGCACTGCCGTCGCCAAGGGCCTGCCGCGGCGCCGGGTGACCCTGCGGCACCTGCTGCGCAACTCGCTGATCCCCGTGGTCACCTTCATCGGCACGGACATCGGCGCGCTGATGGGCGGCGCGATCGTCACCGAGCGGATCTTCAACATCCACGGGGTGGGCTACCAGATCTACCAGGGGGTCGTGCGCCAGAACACTCAGACGGTCGTCGGCTTCGTGACCATCCTCGTCCTCATCTTCATGGTCGCCAATCTGCTCGTCGACCTTCTGTACGCCGTACTCGACCCGAGGATCCGCTATGCCTGAGCAGCCGCCGTACGAGGAAGAGGAATTCCACCACGGTCCCGAGGGTCCGCCGCCGGAGGACCTCGCCATCGCCCCTACCGGCTTCGGAGGCACGATGGACCTCGGGACGAGCGAGGCGGAGACCCTGGAGAAGACGCCGGGAGGACCCGAGGGCACGGGACCGAAGGAGAAGCCGCGCTCCCTGTGGTCCGACGCCTGGCGGGACCTGCGCCGCAACCCGGTCTTCATCATCTCCGGACTCGTCATCGTCTTCCTGGTCGTGATCTCGATCTGGCCCTCCCTGATCACCTCCCAGAGTCCGCTCCAGTGCGACCTCTCCAAGGCGCAGCAGGGCTCGCAGTCCGGACACCCCTTCGGCTACGACGGGCAGGGCTGCGACGTCTACACGCGGACCGTGTACGGGACCCGCGTCTCGATCAGCGTCGGTGTGCTCGCCACGGTCGGGGTCGCGCTCCTCGGCTCGTTCCTCGGCGGGCTGGCCGGCTTCTACGGCGGGCTGGGTGACTCGATCCTGTCCCGGATCACCGACATCTTCTTCGCGATCCCCGTCGTGCTCGGCGGTCTGGTCCTGCTCTCCGTGGTGACCAGCAACACGATCTGGCCCGTCGTCGGGTTCATGGTGCTGCTCGGCTGGCCCCAGGTCTCGCGTATCGCGCGCGGCTCGGTGATCACCACCAAGGAGAACGACTACGTCCACGCGGCCCGCGCGCTCGGCGCCTCCAACTCCCGGATGATGCTGCGGCACATCACCCCGAACGCGATCGCGCCGGTCATCGTCGTCGCGACCATCGCGCTCGGCACGTACATCTCGCTGGAGGCGACGCTGTCGTACCTGGGGGTCGGTCTCAAGCCCCCGACGGTCAGCTGGGGCATCGACATCTCCTCGGCCTCCGCGTACATCCGCCAGGCCCCGCACATGCTGCTGTGGCCGGCCGGCGCGCTCGCGATCACCGTGCTCGCGTTCATCATGCTCGGCGACGCGGTGCGCGACGCCCTCGACCCGAAGCTGAGGTGACCGCCGTGCTGCTCGAAGTGCGCGATCTACAGGTGGAGTTCAGGACCCGGGACGGTGTCGCCAAGGCCGTCAACGGGGTCACGTACAGCGTCGACGAGGGCGAGACGCTCGCCGTGCTCGGCGAGTCCGGCTCCGGCAAGTCGGTGACCGCCCAGGCCGTGATGGGCATTCTCGACATGCCGCCCGGGAAGATCACCGGCGGCGAGATCCTCTTCCAGGGCAAGGACCTGCTGAAGTTCAAGGAGGAGGAGCGGCGCAAGGTGCGCGGCGCCGAGATGGCGATGATCTTCCAGGACGCGCTGTCGTCCCTGAACCCCGTGATCAGCGTCGGAGACCAGCTCGGCGAGATGTTCATCGTGCACCGCGGGATGAAGCGGAAGGAAGCCCGCGCCAAGGCGATCGAGCTGATGGAGCACGTGCGCATCCCGGGTGCCGCCGAGCGCGTGCGGGACTATCCGCACCAGTTCTCCGGCGGTATGCGCCAGCGCATCATGATCGCCATGGCGCTGGCCCTGGAGCCCGCCCTGATCATCGCCGACGAACCGACCACCGCGCTGGACGTCACCGTGCAGGCCCAGGTCATGGACCTGCTCGCCGAACTCCAGCGTGAGCTCCACATGGGGCTCATCCTCATCACCCACGACCTCGGCGTGGTCGCGGACGTCGCCGACAAGATCGCGGTGATGTACGCGGGCCGGATCGTCGAGACGGCTCCGGTCCACGACATCTACAAGGCACCCGCCCACCCCTACACGAAGGGGCTGCTGGACTCGATCCCCCGGCTCGACCAGAAGGGCGGGGAGCTGTACGCCATCAAGGGACTGCCGCCCAACCTGATGCACATCCCGCCGGGCTGCGCCTTCAACCCGCGCTGCCCGATGGCCCAGGACATCTGCCGCACCGAGGTGCCGCCGCTCGCGGAGGTCGACGCGGACCGCGGAAGCGCCTGCTTCTTCTGGAGGGAGTGCCTCGATGACTCAAGCCGCGACTGAGCCGCTGCTGGAGGTCAGCGGACTGGTCAAGCACTTTCCGCTCACCCAGGGAATCCTGTTCAAGAAGCAGATCGGGGCGGTCAAGGCCGTCGACGGCGTCGACTTCCACCTCGACCGCGGCGAGACCCTCGGCATCGTCGGCGAGTCCGGCTGCGGCAAGTCGACGGTCGCCAAGATGCTCGTCAACCTGGAGCGGCCCACCGAGGGGGCGATCAAGTACAAGGGCGAGGACATCACCCGGCTGTCCGGCAAGGCGCTGAAGGCCGTGCGCCGCAACATCCAGATGGTGTTCCAGGACCCGTACACCTCGCTCAACCCGCGGATGACCGTCGGCGACATCATCGGGGAGCCGTACGACATCCACCCCGAGGTCGCGCCGAAGGGCGACCGGCGGCGCCGGGTCCAGGACCTGCTGGACGTGGTCGGTCTCAACCCGGAGTACATCAACCGCTATCCGCACCAGTTCTCCGGCGGCCAGCGCCAGCGCATCGGCATCGCGCGGGGCCTCGCGCTGCGGCCCGAGATCATCGTCGCCGACGAGCCGGTCTCCGCGCTCGACGTCTCGGTGCAGGCGCAGGTGATCAACCTGCTGGACCGGCTCCAGGCCGAGTTCGACCTCAGTTACGTCTTCATCGCGCACGACCTGTCGATCGTGCGGCACATCTCCGACCGGGTCGGGGTGATGTATCTCGGGCGGATCGTGGAGACCGGCAAGGACGTCGAGATCTACGACCATCCGACGCACCCCTACACCCAGGCGCTGCTGTCCGCGGTGCCCGTGCCGGACCCGGAGGCCCGGGAGCACCGGGAGCGGATCATCCTGCACGGGGACGTGCCCTCGCCCGCGCACATCCCGTCCGGCTGCCGGTTCCGCACCCGCTGCTGGAAGGCGCAGGAACGCTGCACGCTGGAGGTGCCGCTGCTCGCGGTGCCGGCCGAGTTCCGGCTCATCGCGGGCCCGGCCGCCCACGACTCGGCCTGTCACTTCGCGGAGGAGAAGCGGGTCGTGCCTCCGGAGGGGCCGTCCGACGGACCGACATAGCGCCACAAATGTGAGCGAACGTCGTTAACACGCAGGCAACTTGACGGAAGCGGTACCGATATACGGACGCGGCATGGTGAACACCGTACGGCCGTGCGGGTGCCGTGAACGAGCCGGGGTGTCGCCATGTCACCCCGGCTCGTTGCTTTTCCGGTGGGTCAGTTCATTCCGAGGGAGCGCTTGAGGAAGTCCACCTGGAGGAGCAGCAGGTTCTCGGCGACCTGTTCCTGCGGGGTCATGTGCGTGACCCCCGACAACGGCAGCACCTCGTGCGGGCGGCCGGCGGCCAGCAGCGCCGAGGAGAGCCGCAGCGCGTGCGCCACCACCACGTTGTCGTCCGCGAGGCCGTGCACGATCATCAGCGGCCGGTGCGTCTCGGCGGGTGCGGCGAGCCCCTCGTCGGTGACCAGCGAACTCTTCGCGTACACCGCCGGGTTCGTCGCCGGGTCGCCGAGGTAGCGCTCCGTGTAGTGCGTGTCGTACAGCCGCCAGTCCGTGACCGGGGCGCCCGCGATGCCCGCGTGGAAGACGTCGGGGCGGCGCAGCACGGCGAGTCCCGCGAGCCAGCCGCCGTACGACCAGCCGCGGATCGCCACCCGGGACAGATCGAGCGGGAACCGCTCGGCCAGTCCGTGCAGCGCCTCCACCTGGTCGTCGAGGGACAGCGTCAGGTCGTCGCGGATCGACTTCTCCCAGGCGGGAGAGCGCCCCGGCGTGCCGCGGCCGTCGGCGACGACGACCGCGAAGCCCTGGTCGGCGAACCACTGCGAGGTGAGGTGGGCGTTGTGCGCGGCCAGCACCCGGGGGCCGTGCGGACCGCCGTAGGGGTCCAGCAGGACCGGTAGGGGATTGTCGCCGTCGTAGTCAGTAGGCATAAGCACGGCGCATGGGATTTTCTGTGCGCCCCCCTGTGTGAGTGTCACGCGCGGGGACAAACCGGGATCTTCGGCGTACGAGGAGATGGTCGCGGTCTTCTTCCCCTCGCGCAGCACCTGTACCTGGGCGCCCGGCTGATCGAGCACCGACGACACGAGGACGGTCACGCCCCCGGCGCGCACGGCCGAGTGCACGCCGGGCTCCTGCGAGACGCGCTCCAGGCCGAGTTCGTTCACCCGGTACACATGTACTTCACCCGTTTCGGGCGAGCTCGCGCCCTCGCCCGCCGAGGCCGCGATCAGCACGTCGTCGGCCGAGACGTCGAGCACCGCCCGGACGTGCAACTGGGCTCCGGTCAGGGGGCGTTCGCCGTAGGCCAGGACCCGAGCGCCGCCTTCGTCGGCGATCCGCACGAGCTGTCCGCCGGGGCTCCAGCACGGCACTCCAGGGAAAAGATCAAGCCAAGTTGGATCTTCATCCGCGTGCACCATCCGGGTCGCCCCGGTGTCCGGGTCCACGGCCAGGAAGAGCTGGCTCCGCTGGTCCCTCGCCTGCACCAGAAGCAGCGGCGCACCGGCGGCTGACCAGTGCGCATGTGCCAGATAGGGGTAGCGGGACCGGTCCCAGGAGACCTCGGTGCGTACCCCGTCGAGCCCGAACACGTAGAGCCGCACCTCGGCGTTGGCGCTGCCCGCCACCGGATAGGCGACCCGCTGCGGATCGGTCTCCGGGTGCGCCGGATCGGAGATCCACCAGCGCTGTACGGGCGTGTCGTCGACCCGCGCGACGAGCAGCCGGTCCCCTTCGGGTGACCACCAGAAGCCGCGCGAACGCCCCATCTCCTCGGCCGCGATGAACTCGGCCAGTCCATAGGAAACCGTGCCGGGGCCCGTGGCCGGCTCCGGCTCCGCGAGGGCCCGGTCGCCCTCGCCCTCGGCCCCGACGACCCGTAGCGCGCCCCCGGACACGTACGCCACGAGCGTGCCGTCCGGAGAGGGACGCGGGTCGATCACCGGCCCGGGGACCGGGAGTTCGCGCGTCGTACCGGCCCGCAGCTCGGCCGTGAACAGCCGCCCTGACAAGGTGAAACAGGCCAACTCGGCGGCTGCGTCGGTGGCGTACCCGACGATGCCCGCGCCGCCCTCGCGGCTGCGCTCGCGACGTGCCCGCTCCTCCGGGGAGAGGTGCTCGGTCGCCCCGCCGAGCAGGGCCGCGGGGTCGGCCACCACCCGCTCACCGCCCTCCGGCACATCGAGGACCCACAGTTGGTTCGCCCGCTCCGTGCCGGAGGGGGAGCGCAGGAACACCACGCGGGAACCGTCGGGGGACACGGTGAACGCGCGCGGCGCGCCGGAGGTGAACCGCTGGGTGCGGGCGTACCGGCGCGGGAAGGAGAGAGGCTCGTTCGTCATGCCTCGACCATATTGGCCATGCGCCCCCTTGTGCGGCCGTGCGCCGATCGATGCGCGCGTACGGATAGTTATGATCACTAGCGCTGTGTGGGTAGGAACCTGCTGGCTGTTGTCAGGCTGGACCGACCCTCGTGTCCGAACCCGTACCGGACCCCAAGTCCCTGGGAACTTTGGAGGTGAGCCGCCGTGGCACTCTCGATTTCGGCGGTGGTGCTGCTGGCGATCATCGTCTTTCTTCTGATCAAGAAGTCAGGACTGAAAGGCGGGCACGCGGTCGTCTGCATGCTGCTCGGCTTCTATCTCGCCTCCTCGACCATCGCGCCCACGATCAGCGATCTGACCACCAACATCGCGGGCATGATCGGAAGCATCAAGTTCTGATCCGCGCCGGGACCGTGGGGCGGGGAGAGCGTCCGGCTGCGCTTCCCGCCTGCCCCGTCCGGCCTCCGCGAAACGGGCCGGTCCGTCCGCGCCGCTGAACGCCGGCCCTGCGGCCTCCGAGGCCGCGCGGCGGCCGCCGTCCGGGTCGGCGCGACCAGGCCCGGCAGGCGGCCCGGCAGACGGCCTCCGGGCGGCCCGGCGGGAGCCGAAAGCCGACAGGAGTACGGGGGACACCCGAGCGCGAAGCCGCCTCGTAGGGTGGGTTCCATGACGGAACTGCCCGACCGGCGTCTGCTCCTGGTGCACGCGCATCCGGACGACGAGTCGATCAACAACGGCGCGACCATGGCCCGCTACGCGGCCGAGGGCGCCCAGGTGACGCTGGTGACCTGCACCCTCGGCGAGGAGGGCGAGGTCATCCCGCCCGAACTCGCCCATCTCGCCCCCGACCGCGAGGGCGGACTCGGCCCCTACCGGACCGGTGAGCTGAGCGCCGCCATGAAGGAACTGGGCGTCGCCGACCACCGCTTCCTGGGCGGCGCCGGGCGGTTCCGCGACTCCGGGATGATGGGCGCCGAGCAGAACCACCGCGCCGGCGCCTTCTGGGCCGCGGAGGTCGACGACGCCGCCGACCACCTCGTGGAAGTGATCCGCGAAGTGCGTCCCCAGGTGCTCGTCACCTATGACCCCGACGGGGGCTATGGGCACCCCGACCACATCCAGGCCCATCGCGTGGCCGTGCGCGCCGCCGAACTGGCCGCGGAGCCCGCCCACCGGCCCGACCTCGGCGGCGCGTGGCGGATCGCCAAGACCTACTGGAACCGGGTGCCGCGCCCGGTGGCCGAGGAGGCGTTCGCCCGCCTGCGCGAGGCGCTGCCCGAGCTGCCGTTCGACCGGACGGCGGCCGTCGACGACGTGCCCGGCGTGGTCGACGAGGCGACCGTCACCACCGAGATCGACGGCTCCGCGTACGCCGCCGCCAAGGCCGCCGCGATGCGGGCGCACGCCACCCAGATCACCGTGGACGGGCCCTGGTTCGTCCTCTCGAACGAGCTGGCCCAGCCGCTCTTCACCACCGAGTACTACGAACTGGCCGGCGCCCCGCGGCCCGCGGCGCGCGAGAGGGACCTCTTCGAGGGGACCGGCACCGCCCCGGTGAGCGAGCTGTGACCGGCGCGGGCACGACGAGGACCACGACGACCCGGCGAGGGACGGATCTGCGATGAGCGTGAACGGACAGCGCGGCGGGGCGGGCATGCTCGCCCAGCCGCTGAGGCGCCCCTCGGGCGGGCGGATCGCCGCCTATCTGGGGCTTTTTCTGCTCGGCGCCGTGGTCGGCGTTGCCGGGGCGCTGGTGCAGCCGGGCTGGTTCCCGTTCGGGCTGCTGCTCGCTCTGGCGGGCGCCGCCGGACTCTTCCTGGGCGGCGCGCGCGCGGCGGGCTCCCGGGCCGGAGCCGTCGCCCCCGCGGCGGGCTGGATGGTCGCCGTCGTCCTGCTCACCGCCAGCCGTCCGGAAGGGGACTTCCTCTTCGGCGCGGGAGTCGTCTCGTATCTCTTCCTGCTCGGAGGCATGGCTCTGGCTGTGATGTGTGCCACTCTCGGGCAGGGGCGGCAACCAGGCCTTTCCAGCGCCCGAGTTGGCAAGTGACGTACCAGTTCGCCGTATCGGTCCCGTGCGGGTCCCGTGCGAGATTCCTCACCGGTCGAGGTTTGCGGGCCGGACATGGCCAGTATGGTGGTGCGCGCCGCCGAGCTGCCCGAGATGAGGTCGAGTAAACGGGCGGCGGAGCCAACCGGGAGAACCTGCCTTGAGTCGTGAAACTGACAGTTCGTCCTCCGGGCCCAACGGGCGCGGTGGAGCCGCGTACCCGTCGGGGACGCCGCCGTACGGCACCCCCACGCCTTCCGAGAACGGTGCCGACGCGGGCCGTGCGGCCGCCGGCAAGCCGACGGAGGAGCGCAAGACCGAGACAACCCTGACGACACGGATCCGGATCAACATCCCCGGATCGCGGCCCATCCCGCCCGTGGTCGTGCGTACACCCGTCGCCGACGCCTCGCCCGAGGGCGGCGACGGCGCGGGGACCGGTACGCCGGCGCCGCAGGGCACGAGTGCGCCCGCGGGCGCCCCCGCGACGACGGCCACCACCCCCGCCCCGTCCGCCCCCGCGCCCGTGGACCAGCCCGCGCCGGCCGAGGAGAAGACGAGCGAGTGGTTCGCGCCCCGCAAGCCCGGCACGCCCCCCAAGGGCGCAACGGGCGGCGGCTCGGCCAACGGTGCGGGCCTGCCGGGCGGTCCGGCTCCCGTCGGCACCGCGCCCTCGCCGGGCGCGGGACGTCCGGCGCCGTCCACCGGCGCCGGCCCCCTGGGCATCACCGGTGGCGTCCGGCCCGGCGGTACGAACGGTGCCGGGCTCCCCGGGGCCACCGGCGCCGGACCCGTGGCCCCCGGTCACGGCGGCGGCACGGGCTCCTTCGACGTCTCCGGGGCGCTGCGCGACACCGGCTCCTTCCCGGCCATCGGCTCGCCCGGCGGGTCCGGAACGGCCGGCGCGTCCGCGGGGTCCGGCGAACCGCGCCGCGACGACCTGCCGTACTTCTCCGAGCCCGGCCGCTCGGGCCGTGGCGGCCCGGCCGGTCCGACCGGCGGTCCTGTCACCGGCGACGGCCCGCTGCGGCCCCCGGGCGGTGCGGGCGCGGCCCCCGGCAGCCTGGCCGCACGGTCCGGTCCGGCCCCCGGCAACCGGAACACGGGCACGGGCACGGGATACTCCGGCACTCACGGCGGCCTGAGCGGCGGTCTCAGCGACGACACCGCGATCCTCACCCCGCAGAAGCCGGCACCCGACCCGGGACCCGGTGCCTACGGCGCCCCCGCGGAGAACGTCTCCGGGCACACCCTGACCAGCGGTATGCCCGTCGTGTCGCCCAGCCAGAACTTCGCGTACGACGGGGAGCCCGACAACGGCAACGGTCCCCGCTCGTACACTCCGCCGAAGCTCCCCGAGCCGGTCCGCCAGCCGTCCGCCCCGTCGAAGCCGGCGAAGAAGAAGGGCCGCAACAAGCGGGCGCTCCTCGTGGCCCTCGTCGTGGTCCTCGCCGGCGGCGCCTACGGAGCCGGCCTGCTCATGAACCACTCGGACGTGCCCAAGGGCACCACGGTGCTCGGCGTCGACATCGGCGGCGGCACCCGCGACGACGCCGTCCAGAAGCTCGACGACGCCCTCGGCCCGCGGACGGCCAAGCCGCTCACGCTGTCCGTCGACGGTGACACGGTCCAGCTCAAGCCCGACCAGGCCGGACTCCAGCTGGACAGCCAGGCCACCGTCCGCGCCGCCGCGGGCAGCGACTACAACCCGATCTCGGTGATCGGCTCGCTGTTCGGCCAGGGACGCGTGGTGGAGCCCGTGATGCCCGTCGACAAGGAGAAGCTCCAGGCCGCTCTGGAGCGCGCCGCGAGCGGCTCGGGTTCGGCGAGCGACGGCACGATCAAGTTCCAGGCCGGCAAGGCCGTCCCGGTCTACGGCAAGGCCGGCAAGGGCATCGACGTCGGACCCTCGCTGCAGGCCGTCCAGGACGCGTACCGCGCCCAGGTGGAGAGCAACACGGTCACGCCGGTGAAGGTCGCCACCACGACCCGTCAGCCCACGGTCAGCAAGGCCGAGGTGGACCGGAAGATGTCGACGTTCGCGAACGTCGCCATGTCCGCGAACATCACCGTCCAGACGGACGCGGCCCACAGCGTCTCCTTCAGCCCGCAGAAGTCCATCTGGAAGTTCCTGAGCGTCCAGCCGGTCCAGGGCAAGCTCGTCGAGCACTACGACCTCAAGGCGCTCGAGGAGCTGTACGGTCACGCCTTCGACGGTGTGACGATCACCAGGGGCGACGGCAGCGAGAAGGCCGTGAGCCCGCAGGACGTGGCCTCGGCCGTCGGCAGGGCGCTCGTCGGGAAGTCGGCCGCCGACCGCATCATCACCATCTCCACGAACCCCAGCTGAGGGGCGCAGCTCACGCGTCGAGGGCGCCCGGCCGGAACTCCACCGGCCGGGCGCCCTCGTGCCGTTCGGGGCCGCCGACCCGAGAGCCGTCCGCGGTCGCCGAACACGACAGTCGTCCGGGGCGGCCCGCCCGACCTCGTCCGGGGCACCCCCCGACCCTGTCCGAGGCGGCGGACATGACAGTGGTTCGGGCCGTCGCATGACATCTGTCATCCGCCGCCCAGGACACACCACACTGCCGCGCGCACCCCGCCCTCCACCACGATGGACGGCATGACAACGACTGCGGCGACCACCACCCCGTCGGTGGTCCGGTTCGAATCGGTGACCAAGAGCTACGGGACCGTCCGGGCCGTGGACGGGCTGACACTCGAACTCCACCCGGGCGAAACCGTCGCCCTGCTGGGCCCCAACGGCGCGGGCAAGTCGACCACGCTGGACCTGCTGCTCGGCCTCAAGAACGCCGACAGCGGCACGGTCCGGGTGTTCGGCACCGGCCCGCGCGAGGCGATCGTCGCCGGCCGGGTGGGCGCCATGCTCCAGAGCGGCGGCCTGATGGACGAGGTCACCGTCGGTGAACTGGTCAGGCTCGCCTGCGACCTGCACCCGAGGCCGTACCGCGCGAGCGAGGTCCTCGCCCGGGCGGGCATCACCCAGATCGCCGACCGCAAGGTCGACAAGCTCTCCGGCGGCCAGGCGCAGCGCGTCCGCTTCGCCCTCGCCACGGCCGGCGACAGCGACCTGATCGTCCTCGACGAACCCACCACCGGCATGGACGTCTCCGCCCGGCAGGCCTTCTGGGCCACCATGCGCGAACAGGCCGACCGGGGCCGTACGGTCCTGTTCGCCACGCACTACCTGGAGGAGGCCGACGCCATCGCGGACCGCGTGCTCGTCCTGCACCGGGGGCGGCTGCTGGCCGACGGCACGGCCGCCGAGATCAAGGCCAGGGCCGGAGCCCGCCGCGTCTCCTTCGACCTGGAGGGCACGATCGACGAGGCCCCGCTGCGCGCGCTGCCCTTCCTCACCTCGGTCACGGTGTCCAAAAGCGGCTCCGCCGCGGGGTCCGGACAGACCGTCCGTATCCAGTCCTCCGACGCGGACGCCACCGTCCACGCGCTGTACGGGCTCGGTGTCTACCCCCGCAACCTCGAAGTCGCCGGGCTCGGTCTGGAGCAGGCCTTCGTCGCCATCACCGAGGCCGAAGAGGCCGCTCGCGGAGCGGCCGAGGACGCCACCCGCACCGTCGCCGAGGAGGCCGCGTCCAAGTGAACAGTCTCATCAAGCTGGAGATCACCCGCGCCCTGCGCAACCGCAAGTTCCTGTTCTTCTCGGTCATCTACCCCTCGGCCCTGTTCCTGCTGATCGCGGGCAGCGCCGACAGCACCACGAAGGTGGACGGCACCGGCCTGACCCTGCCGACCTTCTTCATGGTCTCCATGGCCTCCTTCGGCGCCCTGACCGCCGTTCTCATGGGCAACAGCGAGCGCATCGCGAAGGAGCGGGAGAGCGGCTGGGTACGGCAGTTGAGGCTCACTCCGCTGCCGGGCCGCGGCTATGTGTTCGCCAAGACGGCGAGCGCCGCCGTGATCAGCCTGCCGTCGATCGTGATCGTCTTCGTGGTCGCCGCGGCCGTGAAGGACGTACGCCTGGACACCTGGCAGTGGTTCGCCCTCACCGGCGTGATCTGGGCCGGCAGCCTGGTCTTCGCCGCGCTCGGTGTCGCCATCGGCTACCTCGCCAGCGGGGACGCGGTCCGGCCGATCACGATGATCGTCTACTTCGGCCTGTCGATGCTCGGCGGTTTGTGGATGCCGACGACGACCTTCCCCGACTGGCTCCAGAACATCGCGAAATGGCTCCCCACCCACGCGTACGCTGCCCTGGGGCAGGCCATCGAACTGGGGAACGCCCCGCACGCGAAGGACATCGCCATCCTCGCCGTCTCCTTCGCCCTCTTCGCGGGCGGCGCGGCCTGGCTGTACCGGAAGGACACGCTGAAGGCGTGAACGCCATGACGGAAGACCCGCTGCCCGACGGAGCCCGCACGGAGCGGATCGTGAGGATGGGGGAGTCCCCGCGCAATCTCCGCGAAGCCCTGCGCAAGTCGGTGTGGATCGTCATCTGGCTGGTGTTCCTCAGCTCGCCGGTCCACGACCTCGTCTCCGGCCACCACACGCCCGCGGCCACCGCGGCCGGCTGGCTGGGTCTCGCGGCCTTCGTCGCGGTCTATCTGATGC includes:
- a CDS encoding S9 family peptidase; this encodes MTNEPLSFPRRYARTQRFTSGAPRAFTVSPDGSRVVFLRSPSGTERANQLWVLDVPEGGERVVADPAALLGGATEHLSPEERARRERSREGGAGIVGYATDAAAELACFTLSGRLFTAELRAGTTRELPVPGPVIDPRPSPDGTLVAYVSGGALRVVGAEGEGDRALAEPEPATGPGTVSYGLAEFIAAEEMGRSRGFWWSPEGDRLLVARVDDTPVQRWWISDPAHPETDPQRVAYPVAGSANAEVRLYVFGLDGVRTEVSWDRSRYPYLAHAHWSAAGAPLLLVQARDQRSQLFLAVDPDTGATRMVHADEDPTWLDLFPGVPCWSPGGQLVRIADEGGARVLAYGERPLTGAQLHVRAVLDVSADDVLIAASAGEGASSPETGEVHVYRVNELGLERVSQEPGVHSAVRAGGVTVLVSSVLDQPGAQVQVLREGKKTATISSYAEDPGLSPRVTLTQGGAQKIPCAVLMPTDYDGDNPLPVLLDPYGGPHGPRVLAAHNAHLTSQWFADQGFAVVVADGRGTPGRSPAWEKSIRDDLTLSLDDQVEALHGLAERFPLDLSRVAIRGWSYGGWLAGLAVLRRPDVFHAGIAGAPVTDWRLYDTHYTERYLGDPATNPAVYAKSSLVTDEGLAAPAETHRPLMIVHGLADDNVVVAHALRLSSALLAAGRPHEVLPLSGVTHMTPQEQVAENLLLLQVDFLKRSLGMN
- a CDS encoding ABC transporter permease, giving the protein MPEQPPYEEEEFHHGPEGPPPEDLAIAPTGFGGTMDLGTSEAETLEKTPGGPEGTGPKEKPRSLWSDAWRDLRRNPVFIISGLVIVFLVVISIWPSLITSQSPLQCDLSKAQQGSQSGHPFGYDGQGCDVYTRTVYGTRVSISVGVLATVGVALLGSFLGGLAGFYGGLGDSILSRITDIFFAIPVVLGGLVLLSVVTSNTIWPVVGFMVLLGWPQVSRIARGSVITTKENDYVHAARALGASNSRMMLRHITPNAIAPVIVVATIALGTYISLEATLSYLGVGLKPPTVSWGIDISSASAYIRQAPHMLLWPAGALAITVLAFIMLGDAVRDALDPKLR
- a CDS encoding ABC transporter ATP-binding protein produces the protein MTQAATEPLLEVSGLVKHFPLTQGILFKKQIGAVKAVDGVDFHLDRGETLGIVGESGCGKSTVAKMLVNLERPTEGAIKYKGEDITRLSGKALKAVRRNIQMVFQDPYTSLNPRMTVGDIIGEPYDIHPEVAPKGDRRRRVQDLLDVVGLNPEYINRYPHQFSGGQRQRIGIARGLALRPEIIVADEPVSALDVSVQAQVINLLDRLQAEFDLSYVFIAHDLSIVRHISDRVGVMYLGRIVETGKDVEIYDHPTHPYTQALLSAVPVPDPEAREHRERIILHGDVPSPAHIPSGCRFRTRCWKAQERCTLEVPLLAVPAEFRLIAGPAAHDSACHFAEEKRVVPPEGPSDGPT
- a CDS encoding ABC transporter ATP-binding protein, with product MLLEVRDLQVEFRTRDGVAKAVNGVTYSVDEGETLAVLGESGSGKSVTAQAVMGILDMPPGKITGGEILFQGKDLLKFKEEERRKVRGAEMAMIFQDALSSLNPVISVGDQLGEMFIVHRGMKRKEARAKAIELMEHVRIPGAAERVRDYPHQFSGGMRQRIMIAMALALEPALIIADEPTTALDVTVQAQVMDLLAELQRELHMGLILITHDLGVVADVADKIAVMYAGRIVETAPVHDIYKAPAHPYTKGLLDSIPRLDQKGGELYAIKGLPPNLMHIPPGCAFNPRCPMAQDICRTEVPPLAEVDADRGSACFFWRECLDDSSRD
- a CDS encoding ABC transporter permease; the encoded protein is MGRYVIRRLLQMIPVFIGATLLIFVMVNVMGDPIAGLCGDRQCDPATAAQLRAEFGLDKPLWQQYLTYLGHIFTGDFGTAFNGQPVTELMASAFPVTIRLTIVAIFFEIVIGITLGVITGLRRGRPVDTGVLLLTLVVISVPTFVTGLLAQLLLGVKWGWIKPSVSADATFGELIVPGLVLASVSLAYVTRLTRTSIAENKRSDYVRTAVAKGLPRRRVTLRHLLRNSLIPVVTFIGTDIGALMGGAIVTERIFNIHGVGYQIYQGVVRQNTQTVVGFVTILVLIFMVANLLVDLLYAVLDPRIRYA
- the mshB gene encoding N-acetyl-1-D-myo-inositol-2-amino-2-deoxy-alpha-D-glucopyranoside deacetylase, with the translated sequence MTELPDRRLLLVHAHPDDESINNGATMARYAAEGAQVTLVTCTLGEEGEVIPPELAHLAPDREGGLGPYRTGELSAAMKELGVADHRFLGGAGRFRDSGMMGAEQNHRAGAFWAAEVDDAADHLVEVIREVRPQVLVTYDPDGGYGHPDHIQAHRVAVRAAELAAEPAHRPDLGGAWRIAKTYWNRVPRPVAEEAFARLREALPELPFDRTAAVDDVPGVVDEATVTTEIDGSAYAAAKAAAMRAHATQITVDGPWFVLSNELAQPLFTTEYYELAGAPRPAARERDLFEGTGTAPVSEL